The genomic region AATGTTAAGACAGAGACACTGACAGTAATATCGCATGCAGGAACTGGTGAAATGCCTCCCCTGAATCCTGTCGGTGATGCTATCGTTGACGCAACTCAGCACAAGGGTAGGTCTGATTACTTGATCAGTACACAGGAACGACTATTATCTGGAGATGCAGCCTGACAGTAATAATTTTATTTGTTCAGATGTTCACAGGACTGTGACGACGACCATTGAGAATGGCTTTTCCACCCAGCACAACTCAGGAGTCAAGGTCGATGGCCCGAACGTGACAAATATCCCAAGGGACAATATACCAACGTTGCCGAATCCTCAACCAGCAAACCCAGATCATGTTGCGGTATCAGTCTTTGGAGATGTGAATCAGGTTGCTCCTAGACCCCAACAGAGGGATGACTGGGATATACTGAAAGCCATAGTGTATGGAGGCTTAGTGGAGTCAATCACCAGCCTCTCCGTTGTTTCGGCGGCCGCATCAAGCGGCGCCAAAACATGTCAGTTCCTACTTTCTTCTTGCTTCCACATGTTTGCTTCATCAACTGCACTATTTTGACATCTGAATACTCCCTCGTGCTAATGAGATCCTTTTCTTTACTTGCAGTGGACATAATCATCCTGGGCATAGCCAACCTTATTGGAGGACTTCCTCTTATCTTCCACAATGTAAAAAACTTATCTCTCTCTCTGACTGAATTTTCACACCTGTTCTTACTGATCATTACAGAAAATAAACTTGCACTCCGAACTTCAAAATTCAAATGCTAACATATCATTTCTCCGTCGATGACAGGTCGCCGATCTGAGAGACATCCGAGACGTGGACGGGAACGACGAGCAGGTCGGCCACTACTGGCTGCAGCTCGGGAGGCGGTCCAAAGCCCGGCTCCACATGGTCATGGCCCTGCTCTCATACATGGTGTTCGGGCTGCTCCCGCCGGTGCTCTACGGGCTGTCGTTCCGCGAGAGCAACGACCGGGAGAACAAGATGATGGCGGTCGCCGGTGCTTCGCTCGCCTGCATCGCTCTGCTGGCGCTCGGAAAGGCGCGCGTCCACACCAGGACCTACTTCAAGACACTGGTGTACTACCTGGCCATCGCCGTGAGCTCGTCCGGGCTGTCGTATGTCGCCGGCGTGCTGATCACGCGGCTCCTGGTGCACTATGGGATCATCGAGCAAGGCGGTTcggctgctcctgctcctccaggGCTTTCGTCGCCGTTCGCTTATGCCGCCGCTGGTGCAGAGTCGTCTGCATGGGCCTCATTCTGAAAAGTCTGAAGTTCCAGGCAGCACTGCTGGTATAAAAAGAGAAGAGATGAGCGAGCTCAAGAGAAAGTGCCTGCAACTGCATGAAGAAACACCTGAAGGCTTCTTTGAGTTGCTGCTACCTGCTAGCTGTTCTGCTGTAGTTTTGTTGTACATTTGAAGCTCTGATGCTTCTCATGGTGATCTTTGTAAGCATGTTTGTGAGCAGGAAGAACAAGTTAAGTGTTACATACTATAAAAAAAAATATGCCATGTTTTTGAAGATTGTACCAACTCACCTGTTCTGGATGAAGCAAAATATGCCATGTTTTTAGGAGGAATTCACTACACTTTTGGATTAACTGTCGATTAACAATAGCGCGGTAATGCagtacaaagaaaacaaaaaaaggagctAAATAATGGCAGCATGACTAATTAATTATTGCTGGCAGGGTCGCGGACGACATGTTGGCAACTCAAGCCCTCTTTTCCTTGCGAGTCCTGCCATTGGTCTTTGTTCTCTGGCCACGTACCGGGAGAGCATCCGCGTGCCGGATGCCCCTGTAGCATCTAATCCCTTCCAATCTCTCGACCGCCGCACTCTTAAACCGTCTCTGTAAAGCATGCCAATGAGCACAACTCAGTATTTCCATTTCTTTTGTGTGATCAAACTAAAATGACAGATACACCTAGGATCAGGAAGGTTTAGATGAACCAGACAGGTCCTAGGAAATGAGTTATAATCATCTCATGACAGCATATACAGAACGACGTGCACGGGACAAATCAGATAGGCAAAAGGACCAGGGGAATCACTTACTAGGTCTGTTTCAATCATGTATTTTGCGATCCCCTCACGGAGGGTGAGGATCTCCTCCTTGGAGAGGTCTTTAGTGACCTTCTTCTCCAAATTGAGCTCTGAAAGGATCTGACGGGCGCGTGCCCGGCCAATGCCATGGATGGATTGCAGTGCGTACTCCACCCTCTTGTGGTTAGGTATCACAACACCACCAATACGAATGGAATCCATGAACCCACCATGAACAAAACCTCCGTCCTGTCATAAAAACAGGAATTAAGTTACCTCTTCTCTCTAACACCCGGGGCACAACAGTGGTGCTATGCGCACAATAGAGAAGCAGCAAGCACACCTAAATCCAGTGGAACAGTGCACTAGAACTAGGCCTTTCCCAAGAAAACAGAAATACAAGAACGACGTTCATAGAATTAGAAACACAAATACGCCGTAACTAACATTGTGCGAGAAGATGGTAGTAGGAGGAGATACACTTGGTATTTATCCACCGCCCTTATCCAAATGGCTAGTGGGTCCTGACAGCAACTCTCAAAGAATCTAGCCAGTTCATGAGCTGATTCTGTCCCACCACTGTGATGCTGATCACTGATGAGTAGCATGAGGCAATCTAAGGAGGCCACATCCTAGAACAGGGTCTACAAAGCGCTAGGAAAAtccgaaaaaaagaaaataaaacaaacagacaGACAGGCACCCAATTCAGTTAGGAATAAAGACAAGCACCTGGCGGGCAAGCAGGCAGGCTGACCCGGTGGAGATTCCAGCGGACTGGAGAGGGGAGATCGGAGCTGACGGCGCTCCCCCGGCGAGGCGGCGCGCTAAGCCCCGGGCAAGGGACGACCATGCGCGTGACTGCTGCATGCTCTCGACGTCGAGGGTCGATCGAACGCTGTCTTCCGCCGGCCGCCgggatggggatttttttttttAGGAAAACCGGCGGGATGGGGATGGAtgagtggaggaggaggacgggctGAATGAAGTTGTGGGAAGCAGTTGGGCCAGTTGTTGGATGACTCCGCGTGTGTGCTGTGGGCCAGCCCAGCAACAGGTAGACTCTCTCGCTCGCTAACTTCGCTCAAAAAAAAGGGTGATTCAAAAAGACGAATCtaaacaaaaaaatctaaaaaagttgGTCTCTCCCATATCCCCATTCCAGCGATCATTCAGTACCCTCTCTGTATTAGTAAGCGGACCCGGGAATAGAATGGAACACTGGATCAAAGAAAGGGGGTGAGTTTGTACCCACCTTCTCTCATGGAGTAGCGGTCAGAATGACAAATTAGCCTGGTCAGAACATGCTTGCTTGACGACTTTCTCTCTCGCTATCTTGCTTGGATAGTTTAGGGTTTCCTTCCCCATTCACCAATCTATCATTGCCAGGCCAACCTCTAAGTGTGGTTTCATTTCCACAATCTTAAACCGTGCTACAGCGCCGCTAATAGCACACTATGACGTTCTAAGCTGTTCTTGCTAAATTTATTAGTATAGAATGTCTCACTAATAGCATGCTATAGCGCGTTAATCGCATATTTTAAAGGCCACGCTATTTTGTCATAGCATGCTATTTTTTTTCCATTGGCTAGTACCCCTGCGTTATCTTCTGACGAATCATGTCCGCTGCTAACTAGACTTGTATAATCGAATGATGTTCGTAAGGACCAAATTTCTTTGGAAAAAACTGATAAGAAACATATATTGTCAGCTGACAGTTTGTCAACAACGTAACAGTTCACACGCGGACAACAACATGCAGATGATGATGTGTATCAAGTTACAAGCAGGCAATATGCCTAAGTGGATTCAAGACATTCCCCCAAAATGCTTCACAAACTCAATGCAAGCGAAAGCCAGGACAGCAATTTCCGCGCCACCAGATTATCTGCTGCTCTTTACTTATAGCACCTGAAACCGACCTGTGCTAGTACTCCTAGCTAGTAGCTACAAGCAGATTGATTGAACCACCTCATTCGGTTGTTATTTGTGTCTCGGTGCTCTCGTTGCCATAGTAACCAGAAGAATCCGCTAACTGCACGTCAATTATAGGGTTGCTCGGATGATTACTAACCACGCCAATCAGCGAGACACACTCCAGATCGGCAGCTGCACCCCTAAATTTTGTGGAGACCTCTCTAAGGCCTGGCATATAATCGATGTTGATTAATGCCGTACCATGTGCATATGTTTTCCACTGTTGGTCCATTGGGGGGATGGCATCGAAAACTAGCTTGAGCTTCCAGAGACTAGGCATTGCATCCGCCTCAAAATTTACCCAGGCTATACCCCGCATGAACGTAAGCTTGAAGTGCTTGAGAACCGAGAAACCGGCCTTGTCAAAGATGATCGTGTCATCAGGCGGCGTCTCCAGGTACAGCGACAGGGCAGCGAGGGCCGGCAATCCTCTGAGAATATCAGCACACTGTGGTGGCAGTCCCTTGACAGCAATCTTCAAAATGCATAGGTTGCCAAGTTTTCCAACCCACGAAGGTACCTGTGAGAATATGCAGCTGCTGCGCGGCGAGAATTCAAATCTCTGGAGAAGTGGGGGAGGTTCCACGCAATCCCATGAAATGTATGTTTTTGAAGCCGACGTATTTTTAACCGATGAGGCCCGAGCTTCCACTGCTATAGTTTTAAGGTTGCGATGACCTCCGATTAAAGAACCCAGAGCTTCCATGTTTTTCGCCACATGCTGGAAAGTAGACCGTGAAGAAAAGGTAAGATGAAGCTCCTGCAGGTGGTTTAGCTTGCCAAGGCTCATTAGGCTGGGGGAGCTTGTTCTCTCTATCCAATCCAGCAGATCTCTTTCGACCGGAAGACTCAGGTGCAAGTGCAGCAAGCGTGGAAAATTCACATCCCATGGAACAGGAGCAAATCTTGCATCGGTAATATCCAATGTACCCAGGCACTGTAGTACATGGTCCGGCAGTTTGATGCAGACATCGCTTGCAATCTTCAAATATCTCAGCTGAAACATTTCTGAAATCCCAGTGAGGTCTGCTATATCATTATCACTGCGGCCTTGACCACTTAGTTGAAGGTTTAGGACACGGACAAGCTTGAACTCTGTAAGACAAGGCATAGACTCAAGCAATCCAGAAAATCTAACTGACCGAACTAGCGATTTTTGGATGTTTGCTGGTGTCTTGGCATATCTCGCATCACCAAATATGAGCGAGAGTCGACGGGCTTTATGAGAAAGTGACACATTCTTTTGACACCTGTAGTCTATTGCCACGATGAAATTCTCTTCTGCAGACTTATGAGCAATAAGATCATGTACCATGTCATGCACTTGACAGGACAACACCTCATTGTAGTAGTTGACACATGTTGGCTGGATGAAGCTTCTACCGACAAGTTGATAGAAATAGCTTTCTGCAACTTTTTCAATGTCTTGCCCTTCTGTTGTGTAGATCAGACCTTCAGCCACCCATTGCTTAACCAAATCACCCTTTAAGAATGTGTAGCCCTCTGGATACATATTAAGGTAGAGCAGGCATGTCTTCAAATAACGAGGAAGATTATTGTAGCTCAGATTCAGTGCTTGTCTAGTTCTTTCAGAAGTAGGCACTGCAGAGAAACAAGAGATTAACGACTGATGGATGTATGTGAAGAAATCATTTGACATGACAGGCTGGCTTAGTAGAAGACTAGCTATGCTGATTGTGGCTAGCGGCAAACCATCACATATTTCAGCaatttcatcacaaacttgtttcAATTCATCAGGACAATCACTTTCAGAGCCAAAGAGTCTATTAAAAAATAGCATTCTTGAGTGATCATCATCCAGAGGTTTCATTTCAAAGACATGCCCTGACTGATAACAGCTACATGCTACTGCAACGTCTTCGATCTGTGTAGTTGTTACTATTGTGCTCCCTCGTTTACCCTCGGGAAAAGCATGATTAATAATATCCCATACTGATGTTTCCCACAAATCGTCAATAATAATCAGATACCTGCAGCATGCCAAAATTGAGGGGGCATATTAATTAGTGTTTTATGGCGAcattttgtatgaagaaaaacagTAGTACCTTTTGTTTTGTAGATATTTCTTGATATTAGCAATGAGGTCAGTCTTCATAAAATCCTGTGGGGGGTCCGGACGCTGGATTTGCGAGAGAATATCGCGGAAAATCCTCTTCATATCCGGTTTCTTGGACACCCGAATGAAAGCTCGACAATGGTATTGCTTCCCAATTCTGCTGTACAACACTTTGGCAAGTGTAGTTTTACCGAGACATGAAGGTCCAAGAATAGCTACCAccctgagctgctgctgctgctcttgatCCTCCCAAAGGTCAGCCCCCAGTGAGTTGATAAACTCACTCATCCAACCATCGACTACAATGTGTGCCGCTTCTTCATCATACTGCACTGAAACCGGAACCGTAGGGCCAACGGGCACAAACCACCGCTTCAGTGTGCTGCAAGAATGGAGACTGTATCTCTGGTGCCGTTCAATCGCCTCCTGGACATACATCCTGAATTCTGATAGCGTTTCCGCAATACTAACAACCTGAGTCTTGGTAGTCCTGGCATGACTAAAGAATTTGAGGAAGAATCTGAATTTGAGGCCGGATCTGGTTGACTTGATGTTGTTGGGAACATGCGAGGGATGCTCAGGCTGCGCAAATATTAAGCTGTCAATATAATCCTCAATGTCGTAAGACAGGTTGCGCGCCTCATTCATCCAGCAGTTGGCCGCCATTGGAGGGTCGTCCACCTCTGACAGTTGATCAAGGTAGGAGTCCATCTTTTCAACGTCATCTTTCAGGAAGCGCATCACCTCCATGGCCCTCTTGACCCTCTTGGAGTTGGAGCATCCCTGTAAAAGAGGAGCGTGCAGCAGCATATCCAGCTTCCCAACAAGGGGTCTCATGGCGCCCAGTGAAGCACTGATTGGGGACCTAATCTCTCTGCCTCGGATCGAAACATCTAAACACACACAAACAAAGGTATAATTAATCAACAAACAATGCATATTACAGTAAAATAATAATAATGAACGACATCAGCCGTGGTCGAGAGACAGCATTGACCATCTTTACACCAAGTAAAGACTCCATACAAGAAGAGGAGAGATTAGAAGATGTGTCCTCATTTTTCATGGAAATGGTTGCCCAAATCGCGTTTCAGGTTAGAAAGGGACACATAGTTTGTAGGGGAAACTTGTAAGCAATTAAACAGTGATTAGCAAGTCAAGTGAGATGAGCTCCTGATGATCTCGGGCTCACCTCTGGTAGAAGGACCTGGATCGGAGAAGACATTGTTGTGCACTTGAGGAGattcctcggcctcctcctcagcATTAGGTGGAGATCGTACCTGCTGCTTGAGGAGAGGTACGACCTGCACCTCCTCCTTGAACTCTCGCAGCATCAATCAATCAGGAACCTGCAGCCCCCTCTTCAGTCTTCACACCGCTAGCTCGTGATCCGTCTTCCAGCCTGCATCAGATTAGGGCATGTGAGAGGCAGAGGGACAGAGTTCTGGGGAACTGAGTTGTAGTTAGGAGGTAATATTTTTGAGCTGAATAAACTATCCAAGTGATAGGTGATACCAAAGCTGGTAGATcagtgttttttttttttgctagcATGGAGAAGTCCGATAGTGTGCTACAGAAAGTTTTGGTTATAAGGCTATTCAGGAGCTGCTCCGAGATGATGATGGGGATGTAGATAGTTGTGTTAAGTGCTTGCTTCTGTAATTACCCTATGATGAGTGATGACAGGTAATATTTTTCCTCTCCTATCACTCTAGAAATGAAATGTTCTAGCTGCTTGCCAAATAACAAAGGCTGAGATGCCACATTGGGAGTGCAGAAAAATAGCATCGGATGCGGCCAGCTTATAGTACTGTGCTTGTCGGGGGCTCATAGTAGTACGAAAGAACTACGAGCATCGTAATCTTCAGTACCTTCACAAGATGATTCTAACCGCTGCCGCGCATGTCCATAGGTTTTTAAGCATCACGAAACACAATGTGGTGCCCACCCACCTGGTGCTTGAATTGTTAAGCTTATTTCCCATCGATCCAAGCAGCTGGCAGTGCATTAGTTTACTTCAAACTTTGCATTCACTTGAAGCAGACACTGGATGGACTATTGAACTCACATAAGTCTTACATGCTACACTTACCAAAACAATATTTTCACCGCaatcttcaaaaggaaaaaaatcatgCGCCCACAGATCAGGAGTGGAGGAGGATCATAAACAAGCGAGTTTCAAGGCGAAATAATATTGGGAGATGGAAAAAGAGGGGGTGACCAGAAAACTGAACAACAACAGGCGACCCCGAAGGGCTTACAGACGGCATGCAAACTTAGAGTGATGCATAATCGTCGGATGCAAGCACCACTCCTCGTGTCGGCAGACAATAGTGACAGCGGAGGATATCTTGACGAGTAGGTGGACCAAGAAGTGAGAAATGTAACCTCAGCGATTATATCGCTCTTGGTGTTTCTAAAGGTGTAGAATTTGATCAATCTTCCAACATTTTTAGTATTGAAATGGATGGTCGAAAGTAACTAATTGTAACGCGGTACATTTATATGGTCAAAAAATGAAAACATAATGCACTCCAAAATACAACAAGTACGACAAAATTTAATACAACATATTTTAAGAAAGCAAAGACTGAGATGGGACCTTGGGAAATAGACTCAGATGCGGCTTAGAATACTGTGTCATGGTTAATTAACCTATATATATATTAACTAAAGCACTACAACCTTCCTCAATCTCGATACATTAACAAGACAAAGCTGGCTCCACTGCTTGCATGGTTCTGTAGGTGTTCAAGTATTTTATAGCAAAGCATCGGGAAGCACACTCCGTCGTACCCGGTGCCTGCTTTGCGCATTGTTAAGCTTATCGTCCGGTTTACAAAGCAAAGGACGGTGACTGACAGTATCATGCGAGGTGTGGGTCGACTTTGCATTGACTCGAAAAGGGTAGTGTTACCGTTTGGATGTACTAGTACTCAGTTATATTTTCACACCACACCTACCAAAATAACATCTACATGAATTTAGCTCTGTGTCTCCTATATATGCCGGCGCAAGACGATTTGAAAGGTTTTTATTCTGAAATTTATTTTTACTTAACTATTTTAATGAAAACATATATTAAACCCATTTAAAGTTAATAAATAGggagaaacaaaaaataaaattgttcTATTCCTCAATGAACAGGTTCATATTTTTTCTACATACTAGTCTCATATTGCAAAACGTTCATGTTTACAAAAATATATAGAATAAAATAAACATGCATGACTACGTTGATGTTCATACAGTTCTTTTTAAATATATGCCCTCCCCATCTCCCTTaaaaaaacaaagtaaaaaaaactcaagaacaacaagcacaaaattaacacaaaataaataattcaaaaaagaaAGCGAAAAAAGGAAAAGGTATGGAAAAAAATGGAGAGAACAACAACATGGGAAAATGGGAAAAAGAAAGAAGCTAAATAGGTCGGACGCAAGAATTCGGAGGTGCAGGTTATAGGGATTTTCTGGGGAACTCCTATCCCATGTTCATGCTGTAGATTAGGCCCTATAAAGCATAAGTCTGCTACAAGGGCAAGCCCAATGAGATTCATATATTTTTTATTCCAATGTATTTTAtttcaaaagaaaaataaataaatatatatatatatatatatatatatatatatatatgtatgtatgtatatattgcGACAATATGGTGATACGCCCGAAAAAATATTCTTATGTTAAGATAAGTGTTCATGTGTTCAGAAAAAAAAGTTGATgtactttacaaaaatgttcacatattttaaAAAGGTTCATATTTACAATAAAAAATAATTCAAGTTGACAGGAAAGTTTAGTGTTTCCCAAAAAGGGTTCAGGCGCGACTGATTTATGTTCATGCACTTTGTAGAAAAATTCACATGTTTCCccaagaaaatgataaaaacaaaaccAGGAAACGAAGAAGGAGAAAGGGGAAaataaaaaatagaagaaaaaacacaaagaaaaaggaACCAGCATGAAAACCCAGAAgagaaaaataaaagcaaataaatgGGGAAAAAGGTACATGGGCCAATGCATATGTGTGCTCAGAAGCATGCAATGGCACGCATCATGGTAGAAGCCATGACTGAGCTGGAAATACAATGGGGGCTCCGTCCCGCATTCAGTCACTGCAGCTGCTATGTCCTTGCCATTTCATAAGGAGATCGCTCTCCATGATGGATTAAGCGAC from Triticum aestivum cultivar Chinese Spring chromosome 4A, IWGSC CS RefSeq v2.1, whole genome shotgun sequence harbors:
- the LOC123088411 gene encoding 30S ribosomal protein S13, chloroplastic, producing MQQSRAWSSLARGLARRLAGGAPSAPISPLQSAGISTGSACLLARQDGGFVHGGFMDSIRIGGVVIPNHKRVEYALQSIHGIGRARARQILSELNLEKKVTKDLSKEEILTLREGIAKYMIETDLRRFKSAAVERLEGIRCYRGIRHADALPVRGQRTKTNGRTRKEKRA
- the LOC123088413 gene encoding disease resistance protein RGA5, whose protein sequence is MLREFKEEVQVVPLLKQQVRSPPNAEEEAEESPQVHNNVFSDPGPSTRDVSIRGREIRSPISASLGAMRPLVGKLDMLLHAPLLQGCSNSKRVKRAMEVMRFLKDDVEKMDSYLDQLSEVDDPPMAANCWMNEARNLSYDIEDYIDSLIFAQPEHPSHVPNNIKSTRSGLKFRFFLKFFSHARTTKTQVVSIAETLSEFRMYVQEAIERHQRYSLHSCSTLKRWFVPVGPTVPVSVQYDEEAAHIVVDGWMSEFINSLGADLWEDQEQQQQLRVVAILGPSCLGKTTLAKVLYSRIGKQYHCRAFIRVSKKPDMKRIFRDILSQIQRPDPPQDFMKTDLIANIKKYLQNKRYLIIIDDLWETSVWDIINHAFPEGKRGSTIVTTTQIEDVAVACSCYQSGHVFEMKPLDDDHSRMLFFNRLFGSESDCPDELKQVCDEIAEICDGLPLATISIASLLLSQPVMSNDFFTYIHQSLISCFSAVPTSERTRQALNLSYNNLPRYLKTCLLYLNMYPEGYTFLKGDLVKQWVAEGLIYTTEGQDIEKVAESYFYQLVGRSFIQPTCVNYYNEVLSCQVHDMVHDLIAHKSAEENFIVAIDYRCQKNVSLSHKARRLSLIFGDARYAKTPANIQKSLVRSVRFSGLLESMPCLTEFKLVRVLNLQLSGQGRSDNDIADLTGISEMFQLRYLKIASDVCIKLPDHVLQCLGTLDITDARFAPVPWDVNFPRLLHLHLSLPVERDLLDWIERTSSPSLMSLGKLNHLQELHLTFSSRSTFQHVAKNMEALGSLIGGHRNLKTIAVEARASSVKNTSASKTYISWDCVEPPPLLQRFEFSPRSSCIFSQVPSWVGKLGNLCILKIAVKGLPPQCADILRGLPALAALSLYLETPPDDTIIFDKAGFSVLKHFKLTFMRGIAWVNFEADAMPSLWKLKLVFDAIPPMDQQWKTYAHGTALINIDYMPGLREVSTKFRGAAADLECVSLIGVVSNHPSNPIIDVQLADSSGYYGNESTETQITTE